One window of Cryptobacterium curtum DSM 15641 genomic DNA carries:
- the fabF gene encoding beta-ketoacyl-ACP synthase II, whose protein sequence is MSEQLNTRRADGAHRVAITGMGAITPAGIGIEVLWDAVVGKRCCIAPIERFDTAEFDVHIAGEIKNFDALEHGLTKKESRRLGRFVQYAFVASDEAIAQAGLSMADEDPARVAVVFGTGIGGIDELKNGFDTLHDKGPKRVSPLFIPTMIGNIAAGNLAIRYGMKGECLDIATACATGTHCIGSAVRSIRHGYADVALAGGTEESINPICIAGFSNLGALSKSDDPTAASLPFDARRGGFVAGEGAGALVLESFEHAMARGAQILAEITGFGSTGDAYHMTAPDPSAEGICRAMADALAEGGFNPSDLGHLNAHGTGTQANDATESAALHALADGDAAEIPVVSIKGTTGHMLGAAGAAEAIVCALSVMRDTVPPTTGFAEPAEDCPVRVLTEALTNYPQKVALSTNLGFGGHNAALAIAPVR, encoded by the coding sequence ATGAGTGAACAGCTGAATACACGCCGCGCTGATGGCGCACATCGGGTGGCAATTACCGGTATGGGTGCGATTACGCCCGCTGGTATTGGTATCGAAGTTCTCTGGGACGCTGTTGTGGGGAAGCGCTGCTGTATCGCGCCGATTGAACGATTTGATACGGCAGAGTTCGATGTACACATCGCTGGCGAAATAAAGAATTTCGATGCGCTCGAGCATGGCTTAACCAAGAAAGAGTCGCGTCGTCTCGGTCGCTTTGTGCAATACGCCTTTGTCGCATCAGACGAGGCAATTGCGCAGGCTGGTCTGTCTATGGCAGACGAAGATCCCGCGCGTGTTGCGGTTGTCTTTGGCACTGGTATCGGTGGTATCGACGAGCTAAAAAACGGCTTTGACACCTTGCACGATAAGGGTCCCAAGCGCGTAAGTCCTCTTTTCATTCCCACCATGATTGGCAATATTGCAGCGGGTAATCTCGCGATCCGCTATGGCATGAAGGGGGAGTGTCTCGATATCGCTACGGCCTGTGCAACGGGCACTCACTGCATTGGTTCGGCTGTGCGCAGTATTCGTCACGGGTATGCTGATGTGGCCTTAGCTGGTGGTACCGAAGAATCAATTAACCCTATTTGCATTGCTGGCTTTAGTAACTTAGGTGCGCTTTCCAAATCGGACGATCCTACCGCCGCTTCGTTGCCGTTCGACGCGCGTCGCGGTGGATTCGTCGCTGGCGAAGGAGCCGGCGCTCTCGTACTTGAGTCGTTCGAACATGCCATGGCGCGGGGGGCTCAGATACTGGCTGAAATAACAGGTTTTGGGTCGACGGGCGATGCCTATCACATGACAGCACCTGATCCATCAGCTGAAGGTATTTGTCGGGCTATGGCAGACGCACTCGCCGAAGGCGGATTTAACCCTTCAGATTTGGGCCACCTCAATGCTCATGGCACCGGCACGCAAGCGAACGATGCAACGGAATCTGCTGCGCTGCACGCGCTAGCGGATGGGGATGCCGCTGAAATTCCGGTCGTATCTATAAAGGGAACTACCGGGCATATGCTTGGTGCAGCGGGCGCAGCGGAGGCCATCGTATGCGCCTTATCGGTGATGCGTGACACCGTTCCGCCGACAACGGGCTTTGCCGAGCCGGCAGAGGATTGCCCTGTGCGGGTGCTGACCGAAGCGCTGACAAACTATCCTCAAAAGGTCGCCTTATCCACAAATCTTGGTTTTGGCGGCCACAATGCAGCGCTGGCTATTGCGCCTGTTCGTTAG
- the fabG gene encoding 3-oxoacyl-[acyl-carrier-protein] reductase, whose protein sequence is MQDINSSELERCAVVTGSSRGIGKAIAERLAQDGCNIIVNCSHEGGLPAAQQTADNLAHDYGVQAIAIAADVSREDEAKRLIDGAISAFGRVDILVNNAGITRDGLIMRMKEADFDAVINVNLKGTFNCCKAVAKPFMKQRHGRIINMSSVVGVHGNAGQANYAASKAGVIGLTLALSRELASRGVTVNAIAPGFIETDMTAALSEAQRTSIAERIGAGRLGLPDDVANLARFLASDEASYITGQVICVDGGISL, encoded by the coding sequence ATGCAGGATATCAATTCATCCGAACTCGAACGCTGTGCCGTGGTGACCGGTTCGAGTCGGGGTATTGGAAAAGCCATTGCCGAACGCCTGGCGCAAGATGGTTGCAATATCATCGTCAACTGCTCGCATGAAGGGGGACTTCCCGCTGCGCAGCAGACGGCAGATAATCTTGCGCATGACTATGGCGTGCAAGCAATTGCTATTGCAGCTGATGTGTCGCGTGAAGATGAAGCAAAGCGCCTGATCGATGGAGCCATATCTGCATTTGGCCGCGTCGACATACTGGTAAACAATGCGGGCATCACGCGCGATGGCCTGATTATGCGCATGAAAGAAGCCGACTTCGACGCTGTCATTAACGTGAATCTAAAAGGCACGTTTAACTGCTGCAAAGCAGTAGCAAAGCCATTTATGAAGCAACGACATGGCCGTATTATCAACATGAGTAGTGTGGTAGGCGTGCATGGTAATGCGGGGCAGGCGAATTACGCTGCCTCAAAAGCGGGGGTGATTGGCCTGACACTGGCTCTTTCGCGCGAACTTGCAAGCCGGGGTGTTACGGTGAACGCTATTGCGCCGGGCTTCATTGAAACCGATATGACCGCTGCACTTTCCGAAGCTCAGCGTACTTCAATTGCCGAACGTATTGGTGCGGGTCGTTTGGGTTTGCCTGATGACGTTGCAAATCTTGCTCGTTTCCTCGCAAGTGACGAAGCTTCGTATATCACCGGGCAGGTTATCTGCGTAGATGGAGGTATTTCCTTATGA
- a CDS encoding nitronate monooxygenase, protein METRVTELLGIEAPIIQGAMARIADASLAGAVSEAGGLGIIACGGAPLDWVEEQVMRARAITSKPIGANVMLMDPNAADLARLLCDLHIDVVTTGAGSPANYMEMWKEAGIKVIPVVASTALARRMERLGADAVVAEGTESGGHVGELTTMALIPAVCQEVSIPVIGAGGIADGRGMLAAFALGAEAVQCGTRFLTVDECTVADAYKEKILGAKDSDTCVTGRGTGHPVRCLKNRFARQVRKLEATPSAGDELEHMYVGSLRRAVSGDVEEGSIMAGQVAGLVSERLTAHAVITSMLAEAEALAATPLAGLAELNAHRGRLLQ, encoded by the coding sequence GTGGAAACGAGGGTAACCGAGCTTTTGGGTATTGAAGCCCCCATCATCCAAGGAGCTATGGCACGCATTGCTGATGCCAGTCTTGCTGGTGCGGTCAGCGAAGCAGGTGGCCTGGGCATTATTGCATGCGGTGGCGCGCCGCTTGATTGGGTTGAAGAACAGGTAATGCGCGCCCGTGCCATCACGTCTAAACCAATTGGCGCAAATGTGATGCTCATGGATCCAAATGCTGCCGATTTGGCGCGTCTGTTGTGCGATTTGCACATTGACGTTGTTACAACGGGGGCGGGCAGCCCGGCAAACTACATGGAAATGTGGAAAGAAGCGGGCATCAAGGTGATTCCCGTTGTGGCTTCTACAGCATTGGCCCGACGCATGGAGCGCTTGGGAGCCGATGCGGTGGTAGCGGAAGGCACGGAATCGGGTGGCCATGTCGGCGAGCTAACCACGATGGCGTTGATTCCGGCAGTCTGCCAAGAAGTTTCTATTCCTGTGATCGGTGCTGGTGGCATCGCTGACGGGCGTGGCATGCTTGCAGCTTTCGCCTTGGGTGCCGAAGCTGTGCAATGTGGTACGCGTTTTCTGACGGTCGACGAATGTACGGTGGCTGATGCCTATAAGGAAAAAATCCTCGGTGCAAAAGATTCTGACACCTGTGTCACCGGGCGTGGAACGGGGCATCCCGTACGGTGTTTGAAGAATCGTTTTGCACGACAGGTGCGCAAGCTTGAGGCAACTCCCTCTGCTGGTGATGAACTTGAGCATATGTATGTGGGCAGTCTGCGCCGCGCTGTTTCGGGTGATGTGGAAGAAGGTTCCATTATGGCTGGTCAAGTTGCCGGTTTGGTGAGTGAACGCTTGACAGCACATGCTGTTATTACGTCCATGCTTGCCGAAGCCGAAGCGCTGGCGGCCACTCCGCTTGCGGGCCTTGCAGAGCTTAATGCTCACCGAGGGCGCCTTCTTCAGTAG
- a CDS encoding MarR family winged helix-turn-helix transcriptional regulator: MPTGNDAVPTVPHAPLIDQGLDLDDLLSGTFQSILRIEEQSLDNKFTRGLTITDVHTIVAIGLHEQNPMNVAATRLGVTMATLTTAVNKLERLGFVRRTRSDEDRRKVLLSLTCAGRKVYRVHRIFHEKMVDAALSELSEGEERVLAVALMKVKAFFEERA; this comes from the coding sequence ATGCCAACTGGTAATGATGCTGTGCCTACTGTGCCCCATGCGCCCTTGATTGATCAGGGTCTTGATCTTGATGATCTGTTAAGTGGGACTTTTCAGTCAATTCTACGTATCGAAGAGCAGTCGCTTGATAACAAGTTTACGCGCGGACTTACTATTACCGATGTACATACTATTGTGGCAATTGGCCTGCACGAACAAAATCCTATGAATGTTGCTGCAACGCGGCTTGGGGTAACCATGGCAACGCTTACGACGGCAGTAAATAAGTTAGAGCGACTAGGTTTTGTTCGGCGTACACGCTCCGACGAAGACCGCCGCAAGGTACTTTTATCGCTTACCTGTGCTGGACGGAAGGTCTACCGGGTGCATCGAATCTTTCACGAAAAAATGGTGGATGCGGCATTGTCCGAACTTTCCGAAGGTGAAGAACGCGTGCTTGCTGTAGCGCTTATGAAAGTCAAAGCATTTTTTGAGGAACGCGCATAA
- a CDS encoding 3-oxoacyl-ACP synthase III family protein — MGCTVIGSGRAVPALRVTNDDMSHIVDTDDEWISQRTGIKSRRIALSETATDLGEAAARRAMGEGNSNGNGSSDSSGWTLQHTDPRTIDLIICMTITPDTTIPSQAALLKERLGAMHAIAFDLNAACSGCTYGITVAQSMMLASTITPGTSNPIRRALVIGVERLSRIVNWTDRSTCVLFGDGAGAVMLEWNEQKRGVRSSFLKNTDDVDRTLNRASMFDLSTFPFGTGPAVDPPLNTSTSQHNPFITMEGQKVFKFATAAIIEAIEAVLERAGVSLDEVSCIVPHQANERIIRYAARKLNVAEDLFQISIAETANTSAASALMALADAYQAGRIHTGDTVIMVGFGGGLTSGAVLFEA; from the coding sequence ATGGGTTGCACTGTCATCGGTTCGGGTCGGGCTGTGCCTGCCCTTCGGGTAACCAATGATGATATGTCGCATATTGTGGATACCGATGACGAATGGATATCCCAACGCACGGGCATTAAGTCGCGCCGCATTGCTCTTTCGGAAACAGCAACCGATCTTGGAGAAGCGGCTGCGCGCAGAGCGATGGGTGAAGGCAACAGCAATGGAAATGGCAGTAGCGACAGTAGCGGCTGGACCTTGCAGCACACAGATCCGCGCACGATCGACCTTATCATCTGCATGACCATCACTCCTGATACCACCATTCCTAGCCAAGCTGCTCTTCTGAAAGAACGCTTGGGCGCCATGCACGCTATTGCTTTTGACTTAAATGCTGCCTGTTCAGGCTGTACATACGGCATTACCGTTGCCCAAAGCATGATGCTGGCATCAACGATTACCCCCGGCACGTCAAATCCTATCCGGCGCGCGCTTGTTATTGGCGTTGAACGCCTTTCGCGCATCGTCAACTGGACCGACCGTTCAACGTGTGTGCTCTTTGGCGATGGCGCAGGGGCCGTTATGTTGGAATGGAACGAACAGAAACGCGGCGTGCGCAGTTCGTTTTTGAAAAATACCGACGATGTCGATCGCACCCTCAACCGTGCAAGCATGTTTGATCTTTCAACGTTCCCCTTTGGTACAGGCCCTGCAGTTGATCCCCCTTTAAACACAAGTACCTCACAGCACAACCCGTTCATTACGATGGAGGGGCAAAAGGTATTCAAGTTTGCCACTGCCGCCATTATCGAAGCGATTGAAGCAGTGCTTGAGCGCGCGGGGGTTTCCCTCGACGAAGTAAGCTGTATCGTCCCTCATCAGGCTAATGAGCGCATCATTCGCTATGCCGCTCGCAAGCTCAACGTAGCTGAGGACCTCTTCCAAATCTCAATCGCCGAAACCGCCAACACGAGTGCAGCGAGCGCTCTTATGGCTTTGGCGGATGCGTACCAAGCGGGGCGTATTCATACGGGCGATACCGTAATCATGGTTGGCTTTGGCGGCGGGCTTACTTCGGGCGCCGTTTTGTTCGAAGCGTAA
- a CDS encoding ACP S-malonyltransferase — protein MSTEASSPAIPTSTTTPITTSSSTTLPSAAMPLASIAATAPVFLCSGQGSQQPGMGISALQIPAVAETFECASDVFGCDMKQLVSDAPAEVLNDTRNAQAAITTLSIALGRALISAGVQPAAILGFSLGQMSALALSGMVSDTEAFRIVRERAAIMARVAAERPGAMSALLKADHDSVRAVCNGCAQGQVLVPANFNCPGQIVISGEVDAVSRAEEAWAAQGKRFSRLATAGAFHSPLMQPAAYEFDSFLSNVTFAEARIPLICNTDARPLSASAARAHLADHLTHPVLFEKSVAYLESLGARTFVEVGFGGVLSGLVRRIDKEATRLCVQDEESFMQCVEAYAGADLNAL, from the coding sequence ATGTCCACTGAAGCGTCTTCTCCAGCTATACCTACTTCTACAACTACGCCTATAACGACCTCGTCTTCTACAACTTTGCCTTCTGCCGCTATGCCCCTTGCATCCATTGCAGCGACGGCGCCGGTTTTTCTGTGCTCAGGGCAGGGTTCGCAACAACCTGGCATGGGTATCAGTGCGCTGCAGATTCCCGCCGTCGCTGAAACCTTTGAATGTGCGTCGGATGTATTTGGCTGTGATATGAAGCAACTGGTATCAGATGCTCCTGCGGAGGTTCTTAACGATACCCGCAATGCGCAGGCAGCTATTACCACCTTGTCAATTGCGCTTGGTCGCGCGCTTATATCCGCTGGGGTGCAGCCTGCCGCAATACTGGGGTTTTCGCTCGGTCAGATGAGTGCTCTTGCCTTATCAGGCATGGTGTCCGATACGGAGGCTTTTCGTATCGTGCGCGAGCGCGCGGCGATAATGGCACGCGTTGCAGCTGAGCGCCCTGGTGCTATGAGTGCGCTCTTGAAGGCCGACCACGACAGTGTACGTGCGGTATGTAACGGGTGTGCACAAGGTCAGGTATTGGTGCCGGCGAACTTCAACTGTCCTGGTCAAATTGTTATTTCAGGAGAAGTTGACGCGGTGTCGCGCGCCGAGGAAGCCTGGGCTGCGCAAGGCAAACGTTTTTCTCGTCTTGCCACAGCGGGTGCATTCCACAGTCCCTTGATGCAGCCTGCCGCCTATGAGTTCGATTCATTCTTGTCTAACGTTACCTTTGCCGAGGCACGAATTCCTCTTATCTGCAATACCGACGCGCGGCCACTTTCTGCGTCTGCCGCTCGGGCACATTTGGCAGATCACCTAACGCATCCGGTGCTGTTTGAGAAGAGCGTTGCATACCTTGAATCGCTGGGAGCACGTACGTTTGTCGAAGTTGGTTTTGGTGGCGTGTTGAGTGGTCTTGTGCGGCGTATCGATAAAGAAGCGACACGGCTGTGCGTGCAAGATGAAGAGAGCTTTATGCAATGCGTTGAGGCGTATGCTGGAGCTGATCTTAATGCCCTTTAG
- the fabZ gene encoding 3-hydroxyacyl-ACP dehydratase FabZ: MEFTYPCGREVVEAVLPHRDPFVWVTRVISCDPGSRVVAELDVDPNLPVFKGHFPGHPVLPGVILMEALAQAASFCLLVDRGEEGHLGFLTGIDKARFRHQVSPGDTVRLEATIVKSSTRLCVAEVTAKVGDAVCATATQKYVLAK; encoded by the coding sequence GTGGAATTCACCTATCCCTGTGGCAGAGAAGTTGTCGAAGCAGTGTTGCCTCATCGTGACCCGTTTGTCTGGGTCACACGCGTTATTTCGTGCGATCCGGGGTCACGCGTTGTTGCTGAACTTGATGTCGACCCAAACTTACCAGTGTTCAAAGGGCATTTCCCAGGGCATCCGGTGTTGCCCGGCGTTATCTTAATGGAAGCGCTCGCGCAGGCGGCTTCCTTCTGTCTGCTTGTCGACCGGGGTGAAGAAGGCCATCTTGGCTTTTTAACCGGCATTGATAAGGCGCGATTCCGTCATCAGGTGTCGCCTGGTGATACCGTGCGCCTCGAAGCGACTATCGTCAAATCGTCGACGCGGTTGTGCGTGGCCGAGGTGACGGCAAAGGTGGGCGATGCCGTTTGCGCCACCGCTACACAGAAGTACGTGTTAGCTAAATAG
- a CDS encoding MDR family MFS transporter, with protein sequence MRVIFSLYQRTIERRNAEASATSSERADICMDLTRQQKMMVAVILSGALLVVLNMTMLSPALPHIMRDTGVDATTVQWLTSGYALVEAVVIPLNAFFIGRFSSRRLFMAGIAWFSVAAVVAAVAPNFWVILLARVMMAMATGIIMPMSFTLVLLVFPRENRGAAMGVIGLIISFAPAIGPSLSGLLVDSVGWRMLFVIVAVLGAIVVLFASFSLHIPTNFERVPFDKPSVVLLLVGMLSLLTGISLSTSADTWMIPAALIAVGIVLLAVFARRQTKLEVPLLRIQVLKERRFRTVVILIAILEAALVGSEVVLPLYVQQVMGETATVSGLLMLPGALLGAVCGLAAGRLFDKRGVRGLAVFGALFLTAAAIGLTMFSMSMPILIVTVVYTAMSIGIQFLITPLNTWGINSLDNSVVQHGNALSSTMNQVGASFGTAFIVSLTALSSVFAPQGVDETTTTFVGVHIAFIGMCVLLLIVSVGILLFVRDRPGEDTSAVSQPVDTVGQADLIPGLERPWLVSDVMNAQSPYVTVGSSVREAIDAMRANDTNGVPIVDDDKRVVGFLSDGDVLKYLIKQDACYTDGTNYFTMMESDGFLDRMKELVSLDVMRIATKNVVTVDSDGDPEDVFKALSTKRIKKVPVTRDGKLVGCLSRRNIINALARIEEVLDTAE encoded by the coding sequence GTGCGGGTTATCTTCTCGCTATACCAAAGAACAATAGAACGACGAAACGCAGAAGCGTCTGCAACAAGCTCTGAAAGGGCGGATATTTGTATGGATTTAACGCGGCAACAGAAAATGATGGTGGCAGTCATCCTTTCGGGAGCGCTTTTGGTTGTGCTCAACATGACGATGCTTTCGCCGGCTCTGCCTCACATCATGCGCGATACCGGCGTTGATGCCACAACGGTTCAGTGGTTAACGAGTGGTTATGCCCTGGTGGAAGCGGTCGTTATTCCGCTGAATGCCTTTTTTATTGGGCGTTTTTCTTCTCGTCGGCTGTTTATGGCTGGCATTGCGTGGTTCTCGGTTGCGGCTGTAGTGGCAGCGGTGGCACCAAACTTCTGGGTGATTCTTTTAGCGCGTGTCATGATGGCTATGGCAACCGGCATTATTATGCCGATGTCGTTTACGCTGGTGCTGTTAGTATTTCCGCGCGAAAACCGCGGAGCAGCTATGGGAGTTATCGGCCTTATCATCAGCTTTGCGCCAGCAATTGGGCCGTCGCTTTCTGGTTTGCTTGTTGACTCTGTTGGCTGGCGGATGTTGTTTGTGATCGTGGCCGTGCTTGGTGCCATTGTTGTTCTATTTGCATCGTTTTCTCTGCACATTCCTACCAACTTTGAACGTGTTCCGTTTGACAAACCTTCGGTTGTTCTCTTGCTTGTGGGCATGCTCAGTCTGCTGACGGGTATTTCGCTTTCCACTTCGGCAGATACATGGATGATTCCCGCTGCTTTAATTGCGGTAGGCATCGTGCTTTTGGCGGTATTTGCGCGCCGACAGACAAAGCTCGAGGTACCTCTACTGCGCATCCAGGTACTGAAAGAACGGCGTTTTCGCACGGTTGTTATTCTTATTGCCATACTTGAGGCGGCTCTAGTTGGATCTGAAGTGGTCTTGCCGCTTTACGTGCAGCAGGTTATGGGTGAAACTGCGACTGTTTCCGGTTTGCTTATGCTGCCTGGTGCGCTGCTTGGTGCTGTTTGTGGATTGGCAGCTGGTCGACTTTTCGATAAGCGCGGCGTGCGCGGACTAGCGGTATTTGGCGCTCTGTTTTTAACCGCTGCTGCAATCGGCTTGACAATGTTCTCGATGAGCATGCCGATCCTGATAGTCACCGTGGTGTATACCGCTATGTCTATTGGTATCCAGTTTCTTATTACACCGCTCAATACGTGGGGCATCAATTCACTCGACAATAGTGTGGTACAGCATGGCAATGCTCTTTCGTCCACTATGAATCAGGTGGGCGCTTCGTTTGGTACTGCCTTTATTGTGAGTTTGACAGCCCTTTCGAGCGTGTTTGCGCCGCAGGGGGTCGATGAAACTACGACAACATTTGTGGGGGTGCATATCGCCTTTATTGGCATGTGCGTGCTGCTGCTTATTGTGTCGGTAGGTATCCTGCTGTTTGTGCGTGACCGTCCCGGCGAAGATACAAGTGCTGTATCGCAGCCAGTTGACACTGTTGGACAAGCTGATTTGATCCCTGGCCTTGAGCGCCCCTGGTTGGTTTCTGATGTGATGAATGCGCAGTCACCATATGTAACCGTGGGGAGCAGCGTGCGCGAGGCAATTGATGCCATGCGTGCTAACGACACGAATGGGGTACCGATTGTAGATGACGATAAGCGAGTTGTTGGCTTTTTGTCCGATGGCGATGTACTCAAGTATTTAATAAAACAAGATGCATGCTACACCGACGGTACTAACTACTTTACGATGATGGAATCGGATGGGTTTCTTGATCGAATGAAAGAACTCGTTAGCCTTGATGTCATGCGTATTGCCACGAAGAATGTGGTGACGGTGGATTCAGATGGCGATCCTGAAGATGTATTCAAGGCACTTTCCACAAAGCGCATTAAAAAGGTTCCGGTTACACGCGATGGCAAACTAGTTGGATGTTTGTCGCGTCGTAATATCATCAATGCGCTTGCACGTATAGAAGAGGTTTTGGATACCGCCGAATAG
- a CDS encoding acetyl-CoA carboxylase carboxyl transferase subunit, which translates to MRVRAADKGSRKALTGPQKGGIVVEKEYYTYGSDETRDAKGIQATSSDQIADETTTSTDTTSAVSYRLERIAEEALQKVLSGTDSSAAPNATSAAALEEYTAVPSSARPHDDRTALVRALVMSQGKNLRTLATAVCEAGMTPVTPFTDDRKPVPFSRIPGQTVRLGEHYGDALFSNAHAVLAAAEEASVQVILLDGVSSALSSVDSFLARAQNRGIAVYRAIDSEHPLLGWQRCSTTRQLSEADEWVTCRHCGLTFDKKGVAKRHYTCPACGGYFRMSSDERINDLLDMGTFIEWDACLPETDPLDFPGYEEKLTTQREKTGLQEAVRTGRGAIAGISLAIGVMEAGFFMGSMGSVVGEKVARLFDRATEAGLPVVVFTASGGARMQEGLISLMQMAKVSCAVERHAQAGLPYISVVTDPTTGGVTASFATQADIILIEPRALLGFAGKRVIRDTIRQELPEGFQTAEFALEHGLVDAIIARDELRATLAHLLAVHLATQSRPVREGSTETIVNYQAVCRALTSGHNTYNHVTYGRLPLTDAQPDEEGALSSLIGMVKQVVQAHTDPVRTLRQTLEQGSYETEDGSSLAMQSTVDEAESISSDAAASESSHQADVAEAKPAANDALSSGSGNAWQSVQLARNVHRPCSSYYINQIFDGFIELHGDRSFADDGAIIAGVGWLGNQAVTVIAQEKGADLKERIRRNFGCPQPEGYRKSLRLMRQAEKFNRPIVCLVDTQGAFCGADSEERGQGNAIADNLVAMAGLRVPVVSVLCGEGGSGGALALAVANKVGMQEHAVYSVLSPEGFASILWKDRSRAPEAAEVMRMNANQVYEMHVADEVVSEGSGPAHENPEQAADNLRAFLTRSLAALRNVSAEDLVRQRHERFAQY; encoded by the coding sequence ATGCGGGTGCGCGCGGCTGATAAAGGTTCACGAAAGGCCTTAACAGGACCTCAGAAAGGCGGCATTGTCGTGGAGAAGGAATATTACACATACGGCAGCGATGAAACACGCGATGCCAAAGGGATTCAAGCGACATCATCTGATCAGATAGCAGATGAAACTACCACTTCAACAGATACAACGAGTGCCGTTTCCTATCGACTTGAGCGCATCGCTGAAGAAGCACTGCAGAAGGTTCTTTCGGGAACAGACAGCTCTGCTGCACCGAATGCAACAAGTGCGGCAGCGCTCGAAGAATATACGGCCGTTCCTTCGTCCGCGCGACCTCATGACGACAGGACTGCGCTTGTCCGCGCACTCGTTATGTCGCAAGGGAAGAATCTACGCACGCTGGCAACTGCTGTTTGTGAAGCCGGCATGACGCCGGTAACACCGTTTACTGACGATCGTAAACCCGTTCCATTTTCTCGCATTCCTGGTCAGACGGTGCGTTTGGGCGAACATTATGGCGATGCATTGTTTTCAAACGCGCATGCGGTGCTTGCGGCCGCTGAAGAGGCTTCAGTGCAGGTTATTTTGCTTGATGGAGTATCAAGTGCGCTTTCATCAGTCGATTCCTTTCTTGCTCGCGCACAAAACAGGGGCATTGCGGTTTATAGAGCTATTGATTCTGAGCATCCTCTTTTGGGGTGGCAGCGCTGTAGTACCACCCGACAGCTTTCAGAAGCAGACGAATGGGTCACGTGTCGACACTGTGGTCTGACGTTCGATAAAAAAGGCGTGGCAAAGCGTCATTACACCTGTCCGGCTTGTGGCGGATATTTTCGTATGTCGTCTGACGAGCGTATTAACGACCTGCTTGATATGGGCACTTTTATCGAATGGGATGCCTGCTTGCCGGAGACAGATCCGCTTGATTTTCCCGGTTACGAAGAGAAGTTAACAACACAGCGAGAAAAGACCGGTCTTCAGGAAGCAGTGCGTACTGGCCGTGGTGCTATTGCAGGGATTTCTTTAGCCATTGGTGTTATGGAGGCCGGGTTCTTCATGGGCTCGATGGGCTCGGTGGTTGGTGAAAAAGTTGCCCGTCTCTTTGATCGTGCAACTGAAGCAGGGCTGCCGGTGGTTGTTTTTACCGCTTCGGGTGGCGCTCGTATGCAAGAAGGACTTATCTCGCTTATGCAGATGGCAAAGGTGTCATGTGCTGTTGAGCGTCATGCACAGGCCGGCTTGCCTTATATTTCGGTGGTCACCGATCCGACCACTGGGGGAGTAACGGCTTCATTTGCTACGCAGGCCGATATTATCTTGATCGAGCCACGTGCGTTGTTGGGGTTTGCTGGTAAGCGTGTTATTCGCGACACCATTCGCCAAGAGCTTCCCGAAGGGTTTCAAACAGCTGAATTTGCCCTAGAACATGGATTGGTTGATGCCATTATTGCACGCGATGAACTGCGTGCGACTCTTGCTCATTTGCTTGCGGTGCATCTTGCAACACAATCGCGTCCAGTGCGTGAAGGCAGTACAGAAACGATTGTTAACTACCAAGCTGTTTGCCGTGCGCTTACTTCGGGGCACAATACCTACAACCATGTGACGTACGGCCGCTTGCCTCTCACCGACGCTCAACCGGATGAAGAGGGGGCGCTTTCGTCGCTTATTGGTATGGTCAAACAGGTTGTTCAGGCGCATACCGATCCTGTTCGTACCTTGCGACAAACGCTCGAACAAGGATCATATGAAACTGAAGACGGTTCTTCGTTAGCCATGCAGTCAACTGTTGATGAGGCCGAGAGCATCAGCTCAGATGCTGCAGCAAGCGAAAGTTCTCATCAGGCAGATGTTGCAGAGGCAAAGCCAGCAGCAAATGATGCGCTTAGCTCAGGTTCAGGAAATGCGTGGCAGAGTGTACAGCTGGCTCGTAATGTGCATCGTCCCTGTTCAAGCTATTATATTAACCAGATATTCGACGGCTTTATCGAATTGCATGGCGACCGTTCATTTGCTGACGATGGTGCCATCATCGCTGGGGTGGGCTGGCTTGGTAATCAAGCGGTTACCGTGATTGCCCAAGAAAAGGGCGCCGACCTGAAAGAGCGTATTCGGCGCAATTTTGGTTGCCCGCAGCCAGAAGGATATCGCAAGAGTTTGCGGCTGATGCGTCAAGCTGAAAAGTTCAATCGGCCCATCGTGTGTCTTGTGGATACGCAAGGGGCATTTTGTGGGGCCGATTCAGAAGAACGCGGTCAGGGTAATGCTATCGCGGATAACCTTGTAGCTATGGCTGGCCTGCGCGTTCCGGTTGTATCGGTGCTTTGCGGTGAAGGTGGATCGGGTGGTGCACTTGCTCTGGCAGTAGCTAATAAGGTGGGAATGCAAGAGCACGCCGTGTATTCGGTACTTTCGCCTGAAGGGTTTGCTTCCATTCTGTGGAAAGACCGCTCGCGAGCGCCTGAAGCAGCTGAAGTTATGCGCATGAATGCTAATCAGGTGTACGAAATGCACGTGGCTGATGAAGTAGTTTCAGAGGGAAGTGGCCCAGCTCACGAGAATCCTGAGCAGGCGGCTGATAATTTGCGCGCTTTCTTAACGCGCAGCCTTGCTGCTTTGCGCAACGTGTCGGCCGAAGACCTCGTTCGTCAACGTCACGAGCGTTTCGCTCAGTACTAA